In one window of Pseudomonas sp. IAC-BECa141 DNA:
- a CDS encoding GNAT family N-acetyltransferase, with product MRRDLNQDVPAIEWPNGTKLTPYSAERAAVVHELMLIGYREGGGRVPALDVWQQQFENDPEYDPALCFIASDAAGVIGVAQCWTSSYIKNLVVHPRAQGHGLGRALLLHAFKVFQDRREGFVDLKVLESNHRALSLYERSGMYVVRRELVPD from the coding sequence ATGCGGCGCGACCTGAACCAGGACGTGCCGGCCATCGAATGGCCGAACGGTACCAAACTCACCCCCTACAGCGCCGAACGCGCGGCCGTCGTGCATGAACTGATGCTGATCGGCTACCGCGAAGGCGGTGGTCGGGTGCCGGCGCTGGACGTCTGGCAACAGCAGTTCGAAAACGATCCGGAATACGATCCGGCACTGTGTTTCATTGCAAGCGATGCCGCAGGCGTCATTGGCGTGGCGCAATGCTGGACCAGTTCCTACATCAAGAATCTGGTGGTGCATCCTCGCGCCCAGGGCCATGGACTGGGTCGGGCGTTGCTGCTGCATGCGTTCAAGGTATTTCAGGATCGGCGTGAAGGGTTTGTCGACCTGAAGGTGCTGGAGAGCAACCATCGGGCCCTGAGCTTGTACGAAAGGTCTGGAATGTATGTGGTCCGCCGGGAACTGGTGCCGGACTGA
- a CDS encoding chemotaxis protein CheV, translating to MSSNKARADSLSLLLFTLRSGKLMAINLLKVSEIIPCPPLTKLPESHPHVKGIATLRGASLSVIDLSRAIGERPLEDPNGGCLIVTDVSRSKQGLHVQAVSKIVHCLTTDIKPPPFGSGGSRAYITGVTSVDGTLVQVLDIEKVIHGIAPAQIEMAPTELSMEDAEVLGNARILVVDDSQVALQQSVHTLRNLGLQCHTARSAKEAIDCLLDLQGTAQQINLIVSDIEMSEMDGYAFTRTLRETPDFAHLYVLLHTSLDSAMNSEKARLAGANGVLTKFSSPELTHCLIEAAKHVAAHGH from the coding sequence ATGTCTTCCAACAAAGCCCGCGCAGATTCACTTTCGCTTCTGCTGTTTACCTTGCGCAGCGGCAAGCTGATGGCGATCAACCTGCTGAAGGTCAGTGAAATCATCCCCTGCCCGCCGCTGACCAAGCTGCCGGAGTCGCACCCGCACGTCAAAGGCATCGCCACTCTGCGCGGTGCTTCGTTGTCGGTGATCGACCTGAGCCGCGCCATCGGCGAGCGGCCGCTGGAAGACCCGAACGGCGGCTGCCTGATCGTCACCGACGTCAGCCGTTCGAAACAGGGTCTGCACGTACAGGCGGTGAGCAAGATCGTGCATTGCCTGACCACCGACATCAAACCGCCGCCGTTCGGCTCCGGCGGTTCGCGCGCCTACATCACCGGCGTGACCTCGGTGGACGGCACGCTGGTACAGGTGCTGGACATCGAAAAAGTCATCCACGGCATCGCCCCGGCGCAGATCGAAATGGCCCCGACCGAGCTGAGCATGGAAGACGCCGAAGTGCTGGGCAACGCGCGAATCCTGGTGGTCGACGACAGTCAGGTGGCGCTGCAGCAATCGGTGCACACCCTGCGCAACCTCGGCCTGCAGTGCCATACCGCGCGCAGCGCCAAGGAAGCCATCGACTGCCTGCTGGACCTGCAAGGCACGGCGCAGCAGATCAACCTGATTGTCTCGGACATCGAAATGTCCGAGATGGACGGTTACGCCTTCACCCGCACCCTGCGCGAAACCCCGGACTTCGCCCACCTCTATGTGCTGCTGCACACCTCGCTGGACAGCGCGATGAACAGCGAAAAGGCCCGCCTCGCCGGGGCCAACGGCGTGCTGACCAAGTTCTCCTCGCCCGAGCTGACTCACTGCCTGATCGAAGCGGCCAAGCATGTCGCTGCTCACGGCCACTGA
- a CDS encoding YkgJ family cysteine cluster protein: MNTTFSCVGCGKCCTDHHVPLTLAEARMWAADGGQVIVLVEAFLANGLGLPEQQREHAQRRSAVVRSGMSDAHVAITFAAYNVGPCRNLDEDKLCRIYERRPLVCRIYPAEINPHIALNPAAKDCPPESWEQGPDLIVGGELVDQELLTLIQRSRQADRDDIRIKDAICGLLGIRTTALKGDGFTAYLPDMSAFASVIDQVTSQPLTAGHSEWLFHVSGDDIAGQVRAAGAQVVSEPPQTYAFISLRAA; the protein is encoded by the coding sequence ATGAATACGACCTTTTCCTGCGTAGGCTGCGGCAAATGCTGCACCGATCACCATGTGCCCCTGACCCTGGCCGAAGCCCGTATGTGGGCGGCCGACGGCGGTCAGGTGATCGTGCTGGTGGAGGCGTTTCTCGCCAACGGCCTGGGCCTCCCGGAACAGCAGCGCGAACATGCGCAACGTCGTTCGGCGGTGGTGCGCAGCGGAATGTCCGACGCCCATGTGGCAATCACTTTTGCCGCCTACAACGTCGGCCCCTGCCGGAATCTTGACGAAGACAAGCTGTGCCGCATCTACGAGCGCCGGCCGCTGGTGTGCCGCATCTACCCCGCCGAAATCAATCCGCACATTGCGCTGAACCCTGCCGCCAAGGACTGCCCGCCAGAGTCGTGGGAGCAAGGGCCGGACCTGATCGTCGGTGGTGAACTGGTGGATCAGGAACTGCTGACACTGATCCAGCGCTCCCGTCAGGCAGATCGCGACGACATCCGGATCAAGGATGCGATCTGCGGTTTGCTCGGCATCCGCACCACCGCGCTCAAGGGCGACGGGTTCACCGCATACCTGCCGGACATGAGCGCGTTTGCCTCGGTGATCGATCAGGTCACGTCGCAGCCACTGACTGCCGGCCACAGCGAATGGCTGTTCCATGTCTCCGGCGACGACATCGCCGGGCAAGTGCGCGCGGCCGGAGCACAAGTGGTGTCCGAGCCGCCGCAGACTTACGCGTTCATTTCGTTGCGGGCGGCCTAA
- a CDS encoding methyl-accepting chemotaxis protein: MGIEAAALVAGSGACALGVGWLLGPLERLTERARVIADNPLSQGIYTGRRDQFGQIEFALQMLEAQVGAVVGRIGDASQRLAGHAAQLADHLHSSHTSTLAQQAETDQVAAAIHQMAASVAEVASHAQQASVAADMAGTETREGHLLVGESRSAVLRLAEELGRATEVIHQLEGHSSEISGVLEVIRSIAEQTNLLALNAAIEAARAGDAGRGFAVVADEVRGLAQRTQQSTNEIQRMISTLQNGARDAVLVMQQSSEHVDNSVEQAQRAARALDGISGRVEQITEMSLQIAAAVEEQSAVSEDINRNIVSIRTACELTVDEGRQSQLNSQDVAGLAGDLRSLAREFWGRRQGV, translated from the coding sequence ATGGGCATCGAAGCCGCTGCGCTGGTGGCTGGCAGTGGGGCGTGTGCGCTGGGCGTGGGTTGGTTACTGGGGCCCTTGGAGCGGCTGACCGAGCGTGCTCGGGTGATTGCTGATAACCCGTTGAGCCAGGGCATTTATACCGGGCGGCGGGATCAGTTCGGGCAGATCGAGTTTGCCTTGCAGATGCTTGAAGCGCAGGTCGGTGCGGTGGTCGGGCGGATCGGTGATGCGTCGCAACGGCTGGCCGGGCATGCGGCGCAGTTGGCCGATCATCTGCACAGCAGTCATACCAGTACGCTGGCGCAGCAGGCGGAAACCGATCAGGTGGCGGCGGCGATTCATCAGATGGCGGCCAGTGTGGCGGAGGTGGCCAGCCATGCGCAGCAAGCGTCGGTGGCGGCTGATATGGCGGGGACGGAAACCCGTGAGGGGCATCTGTTGGTCGGCGAGAGTCGCAGTGCGGTGTTGCGACTGGCGGAAGAGTTGGGCCGGGCGACAGAGGTGATTCATCAGCTCGAAGGCCACAGCAGCGAGATTTCCGGGGTGCTGGAGGTGATTCGCAGCATCGCCGAGCAGACCAATCTGCTGGCGCTCAACGCGGCGATCGAAGCGGCCCGGGCCGGGGATGCCGGGCGTGGGTTCGCGGTGGTGGCCGACGAGGTGAGGGGGCTGGCCCAGCGCACCCAGCAGTCGACCAACGAGATTCAACGGATGATCAGCACCCTGCAGAACGGTGCGCGGGATGCGGTGCTGGTGATGCAGCAGAGCAGCGAGCATGTGGATAACAGCGTCGAACAGGCGCAACGTGCGGCGCGGGCGCTGGACGGGATCAGCGGGCGGGTCGAGCAGATTACCGAGATGAGTCTGCAGATTGCCGCAGCGGTCGAAGAACAGAGCGCGGTGAGCGAGGACATCAACCGCAACATCGTCAGCATTCGCACGGCTTGCGAGCTGACTGTGGATGAAGGGCGCCAGAGCCAGCTCAACTCACAGGATGTGGCGGGGCTGGCGGGGGATTTGCGTTCGCTGGCGCGGGAGTTCTGGGGGCGGCGGCAGGGCGTTTAG